In Panulirus ornatus isolate Po-2019 chromosome 40, ASM3632096v1, whole genome shotgun sequence, a single window of DNA contains:
- the LOC139761544 gene encoding uncharacterized protein, translated as MVKAVIAVLSVFLLVACALASPEPEPGYGGYGYGGFGRGGFGRGGYGGYGGYGYGGYGYGGRGFGYGGYGGGYGGGYGGYGYGR; from the exons atggttaagGCT gtgatcgctgtgttgtctgtcttcctccttgTGGCCTGTGCCCTGGCCAGCCCCGAGCCTGAACCTGGCTATGGTGGCTATGGTTATGGTGGATTTGGCCGTGGTGGATTCGGCCGTGGTGGATATGGAGGTTATGGTGGATATGGCTATGGTGGATACGGCTATGGAGGCCGTGGATTCGGCTACGGTGGATACGGTGGTGGATacggtggtggatatggtggataTGGCTATGGTCGTTAA
- the LOC139761543 gene encoding uncharacterized protein, producing the protein MRKIVVVVLVVGFLLAGVTSGPISSPGFIKFGKHGGGRGKFKGGGCCSGGGYGGGGYGGGGYGGGGYGGGGYGGGGYGGGGYGGGGYGGGGYGGGGYGGGGYGGGGGYGGGGYGGYGR; encoded by the exons ATGAGGAAAATT GTGGTTGTTGTGTTGGTCGTCGGCTTTCTATTGGCTGGAGTGACATCTGGTCCCATATCCTCTCCAGGCTTCATCAAGTTCGGCAAACATGGGGGTGGACGTGGCAAATTCAAAGGTGGTGGATGCTGCAGTGGGGGTGGATACGGTGGAGGTGGATACGGCGGAGGTGGATACGGCGGAGGTGGATACGGTGGAGGTGGATACGGTGGGGGTGGATACGGCGGAGGTGGATACGGTGGGGGTGGATACGGTGGAGGTGGATACGGCGGAGGTGGATACGGTGGGGGTGGATATGGCGGAGGTGGCGGCTATGGAGGCGGTGGCTATGGTGGATATGGAcgatag
- the LOC139761545 gene encoding uncharacterized protein translates to MYKTVIAVLSVFLLVACALASPEPEPGYGGYGHGGFGRGGFGRGGFGYGGYGGYGGYGYGGYGYGGRGYGYGGYGGGYGGYGYGK, encoded by the exons atgtATAAGACT gtgatcgctgtgttgtctgtcttcctccttgTGGCCTGTGCCCTGGCCAGCCCCGAGCCTGAACCTGGCTATGGTGGCTATGGTCATGGTGGATTTGGCCGTGGTGGATTTGGTCGTGGTGGATTTGGCTACGGTGGATATGGAGGATATGGTGGATATGGCTATGGTGGATACGGCTATGGAGGCCGTGGATACGGCTATGGTGGATACGGCGGTGGATATGGTGGATACGGCTATGGTAAATAA
- the LOC139761546 gene encoding uncharacterized protein: MYKSVIAVLSVFLLVACALASPEPEPSYGYGHGYGGYGYGGYGGYGRQRYGGYGHGHRRYGGYGYGGYGGYGYGR; encoded by the exons ATGTACAAGTCT gtgatcgctgtgttgtctgtcttcctccttgTGGCCTGTGCCCTGGCCAGCCCCGAGCCTGAACCTAGCTATGGATATGGCCATGGCTATGGTGGATATGgctatggtggatatggtggttatGGCAGACAAAGGTATGGCGGCTACGGCCATGGACACAGAAGATATGGTGGATACGGCTACGGTGGATATGGTGGATATGGCTATGGTCGTTAA
- the LOC139761547 gene encoding uncharacterized protein, which translates to MYKAVIAVLSVFLLVAFALASPEPEPGYGGYGGYGRGYGGYGGYGGYGRGYGGYGGYGGYGRGYGGYGGYGGYGGYGYGR; encoded by the exons ATGTATAAGGCT gtgatcgctgtgttgtctgtcttcctccttgTGGCCTTTGCCCTGGCCAGCCCCGAGCCTGAACCTGgctatggtggctatggtggCTACGGCCGAGGATATGGTGGATATGGCGGCTATGGCGGATATGGCCGAGGATATGGTGGATATGGAGGCTATGGTGGATATGGCCGGGGATATGGTGGATATGGAGGCTACGGTGGATATGGTGGATATGGCTATGGTCGTTAA